From a single Nostoc edaphicum CCNP1411 genomic region:
- a CDS encoding response regulator: MRILLIEDDEILASVLLQSLTQQHYAVEIARDGQIGWEYAQSTNYDLILTDVGLPKLDGITLCQRLRSSGRSTPILLITAKDETSDRIRGLDAGADDYLIKPLNLGELQARVRALLRRGDTPRPPVLEVGALRLDPSICEVTYDNQVLDLTPKEYSLLELLLRNPLRVFSRGDIIEHLWTFDDPPQEETVKSHIKWLRHKLKVVGAVDWIENVYGLGYRLKSQKATSRNSEKITQKNPDRDSSVPDTSPSVEQQFNQAMSGLWSQYQGLMTQRMEVLQQAALELSSGTLTIELRKSAEREAHKLAGVLGMFEQEAGTQIAREIEQILDKDGELLPAQKHQLISLIQELGNLLNLMAQKVVNQTATSIGEEINPKLLLIDPDLQLGSQLQQLASSMEMRWQQITTLEAAKNFLQTTSPDLVVLNVDEIGQREESLAFMLDLATHTPPVPVLALAVTDQLVDRVTLAQSGARGFLVKPVTANQVWETASQILQFTRSLTVNVLVVDDDPLILAALGPMLEPWGMRMTGLDDPLRFWEVLQSTAPDLLILDVEMPQISGIELCQAVRTDPQWQELPIVFLTAHREMETVQQVFAAGGDDYVVKPVVGAELLARITHRLERSRLLQSLSTKDPLTGLANQLQSSRDLQHLITQAEKNQQSVCLIILNISDLRQINIQYGHEAGNQVLQRWSRLFQSAFCSGEILGYWGNGEFVVGVSGFTETEGLVVKHRLSDILTKLRQQVFTAPNGDRFQVTCNFAVVEYPNDGLNIQSLYQVANSMLKQN; encoded by the coding sequence ATGAGAATCTTGCTGATCGAAGATGACGAAATTTTAGCGAGTGTTTTGTTGCAGTCTCTTACCCAACAACACTATGCTGTTGAAATCGCACGAGACGGACAAATTGGCTGGGAATATGCCCAAAGTACGAACTACGACTTGATATTAACAGATGTTGGACTGCCGAAACTCGATGGCATTACTTTATGTCAGCGCTTACGTTCTAGTGGCCGTTCCACTCCTATTTTGTTGATCACAGCAAAAGATGAAACTAGCGATCGCATTCGTGGACTCGATGCTGGAGCAGATGATTATCTCATTAAACCTTTAAATTTGGGAGAACTCCAAGCAAGGGTACGCGCTTTGTTACGTCGCGGCGATACTCCCCGTCCTCCAGTGCTAGAAGTTGGGGCATTGCGGTTAGATCCAAGTATTTGCGAGGTAACATACGATAATCAGGTTTTGGATTTAACACCCAAAGAATATAGTCTGCTGGAGTTACTACTACGGAATCCATTGCGGGTTTTTAGTCGGGGAGATATTATCGAACATCTCTGGACTTTTGACGATCCACCCCAAGAGGAAACTGTTAAGTCTCATATTAAGTGGTTGCGACACAAGTTGAAAGTAGTTGGAGCCGTAGACTGGATTGAAAATGTTTATGGTTTGGGATATCGCTTAAAATCCCAAAAAGCTACTAGTAGAAATAGCGAAAAAATAACTCAAAAAAATCCAGATCGGGATTCCTCTGTACCCGATACTTCTCCATCCGTTGAACAGCAATTTAACCAAGCAATGAGTGGGTTGTGGAGTCAATACCAAGGGCTAATGACACAGCGAATGGAGGTACTGCAACAAGCAGCCTTAGAACTCTCTAGCGGCACACTAACTATAGAATTACGTAAATCGGCAGAACGGGAAGCGCACAAGCTAGCTGGTGTTTTGGGAATGTTTGAGCAAGAAGCAGGAACTCAAATAGCACGGGAAATTGAACAGATTTTAGACAAAGATGGAGAGTTATTACCAGCCCAAAAACACCAACTGATATCGCTGATCCAAGAGTTAGGCAACTTGTTAAACCTAATGGCACAAAAGGTAGTTAATCAAACTGCTACCTCAATTGGGGAAGAGATAAATCCGAAGTTACTACTGATTGACCCTGATTTACAACTGGGTTCACAGTTGCAACAACTAGCATCTTCTATGGAAATGCGTTGGCAACAAATAACAACGTTAGAAGCTGCAAAAAACTTCTTGCAAACCACATCACCAGATTTAGTAGTGCTGAATGTAGATGAGATCGGGCAGCGAGAAGAAAGTTTGGCATTCATGTTGGACTTAGCAACACATACTCCTCCTGTACCTGTTCTGGCGCTGGCTGTCACTGATCAGCTAGTGGATCGCGTGACTTTGGCTCAGTCTGGGGCGCGGGGTTTTCTCGTCAAGCCTGTCACAGCAAATCAAGTTTGGGAAACTGCGTCTCAAATATTGCAGTTTACCCGCTCTTTAACAGTAAATGTATTAGTAGTTGATGATGATCCACTGATTTTAGCAGCACTAGGCCCAATGTTAGAACCTTGGGGAATGCGAATGACCGGATTGGACGATCCCCTACGTTTTTGGGAGGTATTGCAATCTACTGCACCAGATTTGTTGATTTTGGATGTGGAAATGCCCCAAATTAGTGGTATAGAACTTTGTCAGGCAGTTCGCACAGATCCGCAATGGCAGGAATTGCCAATTGTATTTCTGACGGCTCACCGGGAGATGGAAACGGTGCAGCAAGTGTTTGCTGCTGGGGGAGATGATTATGTGGTTAAACCCGTTGTGGGGGCAGAACTGCTGGCAAGGATTACCCACCGCCTAGAACGCAGCCGCCTACTTCAGTCGCTCTCTACCAAAGACCCCTTAACCGGGCTAGCAAATCAGTTACAGTCTAGCCGCGACTTACAGCACTTGATTACTCAAGCCGAGAAAAATCAGCAATCGGTTTGCTTAATAATCTTGAATATTAGCGATTTACGTCAAATTAATATCCAGTATGGGCATGAGGCTGGTAATCAAGTATTGCAACGATGGAGTCGTCTATTCCAATCGGCATTTTGCAGTGGCGAAATATTGGGATATTGGGGTAATGGAGAATTTGTGGTCGGAGTTTCTGGGTTTACTGAAACAGAAGGGCTTGTGGTCAAACATCGCCTCAGTGACATTTTAACCAAGCTCCGCCAGCAAGTCTTTACAGCTCCCAATGGCGATCGCTTCCAGGTAACTTGTAATTTTGCTGTGGTTGAGTATCCTAATGATGGACTAAACATCCAATCTTTATACCAAGTTGCTAATTCTATGCTGAAGCAGAACTAA